In one Nicotiana sylvestris chromosome 8, ASM39365v2, whole genome shotgun sequence genomic region, the following are encoded:
- the LOC138876376 gene encoding uncharacterized protein produces MSYTQFLALQLEEKGASTLLLVENGMRDHIIGEDYELWDIVTDVLLATLNKNVEGVDVPKTRADCTAEDLRKWEKNAKANKWLVCGLGPDEYIRVQSYTTTKEIWDTLQVAHEGTPQEGETIQEMYTRFTTLTNKLKSLGRIIPEEDRVEKILTRVLPVTWESKITVIQESKNISTLLLDELI; encoded by the exons atgtcgtatacccaatTTCTGGCCCTACAGTTAGAGGAAAAGGGGGCATCGAcactactcttggtggaaaacgggatgagagatcacatcataggagaagattATGAGCTATGGGACATTGTCACCGATGTTCTATTGGCTACGTTGAACAAAAATGttgaaggagtagatgtgccaaagacaagagctgactgcactgctgaagacttgagaaaatgggagaagaatgccaaAGCCAATAAATGGCTTGTTTGTGGACTTGGTCCAGATGAGTATATTAGAGTCCAAAGCTATACCACTACTAAAGAAATttgggacactttacaagtggcccatgaaggaacacctcaa GAAGGTGAAACCATTcaagagatgtacacaaggttcactacATTGACAAATAAACTgaagtctcttggaaggattattcctgaagaagacagagttgaaaagattttgacaagggttctgcctGTTACTTGGGAGAGCAAAATCACCgtcattcaggaatcaaagaacatttctACCCTCCTATTGGATGAGTTAATTTAA